The genomic DNA CCGTCATGTATATCAACTAACTTCGCTGCACGTAACAATTTCAAATGATGGTGTACTGTCGATTTACCAAGCTGCAATCTTTCCGTTATTTCCTGTAATGTACGTTCTTTTTCAAACAACATTTTTACAATTCGCAATCTCGCCTCATCCCCAAGAGCCTTATGTTTTTGAACTAAAAAATAATTCGGTCCATACGGATCTTCAGGATGAATGCTTTCATTCGCAACTGGATAATGAAATACTTTCGTATCTTCAATATCTGCTTCAATATTCCACGGTCTGTACGTCATTTGCGGAATAAGAAGTACGTGATGAACACTTGGCTCTGGCATATAGTTCACTCCGCCAGTCGCCCACTCGACAAACTCTTCCGGTTTCATCTTTTTATTCATTTCATTTTTTGCTTCATAATCTCGTTTTAATATAGAAAGTATTTCTTCTTCCTCTTTCTTAATTATGCTCTCATACCAACCTGTCATTACAGTGATTAAATGAGATTTTAGCACTTGTACATCTACATCACATATAAAGCTAATATAAGTAGAAAAAAACGGATGATCCTGCGTTAATTCCTTTAGTTCATGTATTGCAGTTACATCTCTACTTGCGGCTAAACGTCTTTTCTCTTCATACTTCTCCCCTAAAAACGGTAAACATATAAATTTCAAATCTTCTTCTGAAAGTAAATCAATTTTAAAATTAAACTGCGATAAATCTTGAAAATCCTCTTTATACAATAACTGAAGCAATGCTTTCCACGTATTATGTTCTTCTACAAACTGCAAGTGTTCTCTCATCTCATTTGTTAATGATTGTCTAATTCCTTTCCATTCACTTTCAGTCTTTTCAAGAGTATCAATTAACCTTTTATGAGTAATTGCTGCAATACCAAGTGCACATTCGAAAAGTATCGAATATTTCACCTGAACGTTGTATGTTTCCCTCTTTTTACTCTTTATGTGATAGACCTCCATTTTTATCTCCTCCTTGTTTGCTATGTATTAAATTCTATTTTTATCGAATTTACCCTTCTATATTTTTAGAATTTACAAAAATATAAATTAAACCACATTCATTCTAAATTAAGAAGAATAAGAGCTTTTTTATATACAAATAATAAAGCTCAAGGAGTGGTTGACATGCATTTCATATTAAATATGTTAGGGATTTTCGTTGTCATATTAATCGTTTTCTTATGTTCGCCTAATAAAAAACATATAAAATGGAGACCAATTGTAATTCTCATCATATTGGAGCTTTTTATTACGTGGTTTATGTTAGGCACGAAACTCGGCAGTATTATCATTAATAAAATTGCGTCATTTTTCAGTTGGCTACTGGCATGCGCGAACGAAGGTATTCGCTTTGCATTTCCTTCCGCTATGGACAGTCCACACATTGATTTCTTCTTTAGTGCATTACTTCCTATCATTTTTGTTATTACTTTTTTCGATATTCTATCTTATTTCGGAATCTTAACTTGGATTATTGATAAAGTAGGTGCAGTTATTTCAAAGATTTCTCGTTTGCCAAAGTTAGAAAGTTTCTTTTCCATTCAAATGATGTTTTTAGGGAACACCGAAGCACTTGCAGTTGTTCGTGATCAATTATCTGTTTTAAAAGAAAATCGATTATTAACTTTTGGAATTATGAGTATGAGTAGCGTTAGCGGA from Bacillus cereus G9842 includes the following:
- a CDS encoding ArsR/SmtB family transcription factor; the protein is MEVYHIKSKKRETYNVQVKYSILFECALGIAAITHKRLIDTLEKTESEWKGIRQSLTNEMREHLQFVEEHNTWKALLQLLYKEDFQDLSQFNFKIDLLSEEDLKFICLPFLGEKYEEKRRLAASRDVTAIHELKELTQDHPFFSTYISFICDVDVQVLKSHLITVMTGWYESIIKKEEEEILSILKRDYEAKNEMNKKMKPEEFVEWATGGVNYMPEPSVHHVLLIPQMTYRPWNIEADIEDTKVFHYPVANESIHPEDPYGPNYFLVQKHKALGDEARLRIVKMLFEKERTLQEITERLQLGKSTVHHHLKLLRAAKLVDIHDGKYVLRKKAVQSLAKELEAFLNR